Below is a window of Myxococcus guangdongensis DNA.
ACCCCAGTTCGTCGAGCAACCGCTCCTGGAGGCGCTCCCACACCCCAGCCCGGATCCATTCCTCAAGCCGGCGCCAGGCCGTCATGCCCGATAGGGCGAACTGCTTGCGGGGCAGCATCTCCCAGGGGATTCCACTGCGGAGCACGAAGACGCTGGCTTCCCGCGCCGCTCTGTCGTCCGCTCGAGGACGCCCCAGCTTCTTCTTGGGGCGAGGCGGAGGCAGCAAGGGAGCCACTCGCTGCCAGAAGGCGTCAGGGACGAGTTCGCGGACCATGCCCTTCAGCCTGGAGATGGGTCTTCCCTGCGACCAACCTATCCCCGACTTTCGTTAGGCGCTGTAAGTACTGGGTGACAGGCCCAGGGAGTGAGGCCCCTCACTTTCTGCAAAAGCTCTCGGGTTACCAGCGGTCCCTGGAGAGAATCACCGCGCTGTACGCGCCCAGGGACACGGCTCCGCGCGCGGGCATTCCGTCCCGCTCCCCCCACGTGCTCCAGAAGTCGTGCACGTGCGTGCCGCCGAAGTCCGGTGAGTAGCCCTGCCAGTCGCTGTTGAACCGCACCCGCCACAGTCCATCCGAGGGCAGGCCCAGCTCGTACCCGCTGAACGTCCGGTGCCCCAGGTTCACGATGACCACCACGTCGTCACCCGCTCCACCGTGCTGCCACCGGTGGAACGCGAGCACCTTGTCGTCGTGGTTCAGGTGGAAGACGTTCACGCCCTCACCGCGCAACCCCGCGCTCGTGTCGTGCCAGTTGCGCCGCAGGCGGATGAGGTCTCGATGTGCCTGGAGGATTCCTCCGAACCAGTCCGACTTGTTCCAGTCCAACGGGTCCCCGTCATCGAAGTGTCCGTCCTCCAGGAACTCCTGCCCCATGAACAACATCGGAATCCCTGGCGCCGTCAGCGTCAGCGCCGCGCCCAGCAACGCCTTCTTCTTCGCCAGCACGTCCCCGGGGTTGTACGGCGACACCTCCGTCGGCAACCGACTGCGGCCGTTCGCCACCTCGTCGTGGCTCTCCGTGAAGATGACCCGCTGCATCGACTGACCGTTGTAGCGGAAGTACAGCGCGTCCCGGACAGCGCTCAACTCCCGCCACTCGTCGAACGGCGCTGTCAGCGCCGCACGCACCGGGTGCACGAAGGCCGCGTCCCACTGCGCGTCGAACCCCGCCCCCTGCGAATGTGTCACCGCCGGGTCCGCCGCCATGTCCTCCGCGATGAGCAGCTTCCACGGGAACTCGCGCTTCACCGCCTCGGTGATCGAGCGCAACAACTCCCAGCCCGCCGGATTGTCCACGCCGCTCGTGGTGCGAATCTCCTTCGTCGCATCCAATCGCAGCCCATCCATGTGGTACTCGCGCAGCCACATCAACGCGTTGTCGCGCAGATAGTCGCGCACCTCGTGCCGCCCGTAGTCCGGGCGCGTGTCTCCCCACGGCGTGTTCGCTCGCCAGTCCGCGTAGAAGTACACGCCCCCTCGGCCGAACGTCTCCCCATCGAAATCCCAGTGCGGCAAGTCACTGGGCCCCAGGTGGTTGTAGACCACGTCCATGATGACGCCGATGCCACGCCGGTGCGCCTCGTCCACGAAGCGCTTCAAGTCGTTCGGCGCGCCATACGTGCTCTCCGGCGCGAACGGGAACGTCGGGTTGTAGCCCCACGAGAAGTCCCCCGCGAACTCCGCCGAGGGCATCAGCTCCACCAGGTTCACTCCCAGGTCCCGCAGGTAGTCGAGCTTCTCGATGGCGCTCAACCAGTGCCCCGGCCCCCAACCCGGCGAGTCGTGGAACGTGCCGATGTGCAGCTCGTAGATGACCGTCTCGTGACGCGCCGGCATCTGGAAGTGCCCGTCGTACCGCCACACGAAGTCTCGATGGTCCAGGATGACGCTGTTGCCCGTGGAGTGCGTGACGTCCGCGGCCCTCGGGTCGTTGCGCCAGCGCCAGTCACCGTACCGGCCCTGCACGATGTACTGATACTGCTGTCCGTTGTACGCCCCCGGGATGTCCCGGGAGAAGTTGCCCGAGGGCTCGCGCGCCAGCTCCACCGCGTGCCAGTGGCTGAAGTCCCCCACCACCTGCACGCGCTGCGCATGCGGCGCCCACACGCGGAACGTCGCGCCACCGTCGTACGGAATCACGCCCATGCCTGGGCGCCATGAGGGCTCCGGCTGTGGCTCCAACGGAACGAAGGCCGTGAGCGCGCCCGGAACCTGGAGCTGCTCCGCCGGCCCGAACAACTCCGGCGCCGAGCGCGAGCGCGCGGTGCGCCGAGTCACCTCGTTGCCTCGGGCTCTGCACGCCGTCTCGCTGAAGTCCTTGCGCGGCTGGCGCACCTCGTTCGATTTCGCCTCTCGCGTCGACATGGGTTCCCCCCGGAAAGCGGATGCTTCGCGATGCGCGGCATTCCGACAGCGCGCCGCTTCCGGGGCAAAGCCCACCTTGTCGCCCCCCGTTCAGTTCAGGGCAGTGCCTGGGTGTTTTCCCGCCCTTCGAGAGCAGGCGACCGTTCAGGTCGACACGAACGCCGCCCACCCGCCCGCTCCGACGTCCGACACCGAGCGGCTTGTTCGGGCACCCCGAGTGTCCGACACTGGTCCTTCCTCATGGCCGCCAGCGAAGAACGCCGCCTCCAGGCTCTGGTGCTTGCTCCGGTGCGCCGCGTGCAGCGACGCCTCAATGCCCTCGCGTGGGCGGAGGCGGGCCTCGCTCCACTCTGGGCCACCAGCACCGCCTGCGTC
It encodes the following:
- a CDS encoding alpha-amylase family glycosyl hydrolase: MSTREAKSNEVRQPRKDFSETACRARGNEVTRRTARSRSAPELFGPAEQLQVPGALTAFVPLEPQPEPSWRPGMGVIPYDGGATFRVWAPHAQRVQVVGDFSHWHAVELAREPSGNFSRDIPGAYNGQQYQYIVQGRYGDWRWRNDPRAADVTHSTGNSVILDHRDFVWRYDGHFQMPARHETVIYELHIGTFHDSPGWGPGHWLSAIEKLDYLRDLGVNLVELMPSAEFAGDFSWGYNPTFPFAPESTYGAPNDLKRFVDEAHRRGIGVIMDVVYNHLGPSDLPHWDFDGETFGRGGVYFYADWRANTPWGDTRPDYGRHEVRDYLRDNALMWLREYHMDGLRLDATKEIRTTSGVDNPAGWELLRSITEAVKREFPWKLLIAEDMAADPAVTHSQGAGFDAQWDAAFVHPVRAALTAPFDEWRELSAVRDALYFRYNGQSMQRVIFTESHDEVANGRSRLPTEVSPYNPGDVLAKKKALLGAALTLTAPGIPMLFMGQEFLEDGHFDDGDPLDWNKSDWFGGILQAHRDLIRLRRNWHDTSAGLRGEGVNVFHLNHDDKVLAFHRWQHGGAGDDVVVIVNLGHRTFSGYELGLPSDGLWRVRFNSDWQGYSPDFGGTHVHDFWSTWGERDGMPARGAVSLGAYSAVILSRDRW